The nucleotide window TATTGGAGTAATGTTTTTTACTTCCTCGGTACGAATTGTAATGTTAGTATCAGTGTTACATCGGTCGATTGTGTTTTTGTGACTTTTCTTACCAGGCCTGCAAGATTGTTGAGGGTCAGAGATACACAAAGAGGTTGAACGAAAAGCAGATCACATCACTGCTAAAGGTTACATGCCAAAGGCCTAGAGAAAAGGAAATGGATATTCTACAGGTCCAGAGTTTTCTCCTAATCACATGAATAACTGCATATACATTTACATGTTGGGTAGGGTTAGATGTGCTAGGTTTTTGTTCCAACGAAGCTGATGGTCTTGTTAAAACAAGTCCTGTGCATTGCCACACATGCATGCAGCATGCTCATGCTCATTAATTGTCCTATCCTTAAGTGCTTGTTTTTATTTGCCTGTGGTCCAAACTTCCCATGCAATACATGCTAGTACTAGGGTTTTTCTTCATGGAAGAATTTTGCTGATCAATGCTGTTGGTAAATAGAGCTCAGGTGTCTAAATGAATTTGTTTTCAGACAGTTCATCAAAACGGATATGACCAAGATCCTTACGCAAAGGAATTTGGGATCAACATAAGTGAGAAGCTAACATCCGTTGAAGCGCGGGTCCTTCCTGCACCTTGGGTACAATTATGATCGTACAGTGTTATTCTTGTCTATAGTTAGCTGATACTCTTTGCTAATAATGCGGACATGGTTTTTTGTGGAGTACAGCTGAAATATCATGATGCTGGAAAGGAAAAGGAGTGCCTGCCACAGGTTGGTCAATGGAACATGGTGAACAAGGTTAGATTCTATTTCTGCAGTAGTTGCACGCCTCATGTCCTATTTATCATGGTGCGGATCACACTTTGTTTACAACTAAAATAAACTCAACTTTTTCAGAAAGTGATCAATGGGGGCAAGGTAAGTCACTGGGCTTGTATAAACTTCTCAAGGAGTGTTCAAGAAACCACTGCACGCGGATTCTGCCAAGAGTTGGCACAAATGTGTCAAATTTCGGGCATGGTAGTGTAACCCTCATTTCTGATAAAAAATTTTTTGACATGGCCGAGAGGCCATTGTAAACTTTCATGCGTAGCATGTTGTTTAGTTTGATCTCTGCTGTTATTGCAGGAATTCAACAGTGAACCTGTGCTTCCAATATATTCAGCTAGACCAGATCAAGTAGCGAAGGCACTAAAGCATGTGTATAATGTTGCACTACACAAACTCAAGGGTAAAGAACTTGAACTTCTTTTGGCCATCCTCCCAGACAATAATGGAGCTTTATATGGTAAGTGCCAATCATGCTAATTACCCCGTGTATTCTCATTTCTTCTGAATTCTCTTATATTGGTTTGAATCATAAACTCTATTTTTGCAGGTGACATCAAGCGTATCTGCGAAACCGATTTGGGCTTGATATCGCAATGTTGCTTAACGAAACATGTTTTTAAGATCAGCAAGCAATATTTGGCAAATGTCTCACTAAAAATCAATGTTAAGGTACTAACTTTATCACCTTATTTACAACAAACATACTGTAGACCAATAATCTAGTAATTTGCTACCATGCTAATTTATGACATGTTGATATGATTAAATTCAGATGGGAGGAAGAAACACCGTGCTCGTGGATGCGCTAAGTTGGAGGATTCCGTTGGTCAGTGACATACCAACTATTATATTTGGTGCAGATGTAACACATCCTGAAACTGGGGAGGACTCTAGTCCATCCATTGCTGCAGTAAGTCTTAGAGACCTGTTCTGCTTATTCCACATCACTCTCCATACATACATATATTATCTGGCCCTTTTCTAATTAGCTGCTTGCAGGTTGTGGCTTCTCAAGACTGGCCGGAAGTTACAAAATATGCTGGATTGGTGTGTGCACAGGCACACCGACAAGAGCTCATTCAGGACCTTTACAAAACATGGCATGATCCTCAGAGAGGCACCGTAACAGGAGGCATGGTCAGGTATTTATCAAGGAACACTTCTTGAAAACTAGTAAAATAACTTTTTCAATGAGATACTTGATGTGTTTATTTTGCTGTGCAGGGAACTCTTAATATCATTCAGGAAGGCCACGGGACAGAAACCATTGAGGATAATTTTCTATCGGTGAGCTAGTGAAAAAGCTATAAGATAATAGATAGTCAAACACAATAATGTTTAGGTTTGGCATCTTTTGTAGAGCGGAGTAAAAAGAACATTTCAAGGCCTTTTTATGTGGCAATTAAACTAGCTTATCTGGTAATTCTATAAATTAACACTATATCTTCCCCGCAATTTTTTTAACACCATCTTTCATCCAGGGATGGCGTTAGTGAAGGCCAATTCTACCAAGTTCTCCTTTATGAGTTGGATGCTATCCGTAAGGTAGGATACACTTGTGTTTTCTAATGTAGATCTTCTAACCACTTCAGACATTTTCTAACAAATGCTTTCTTCTAGGCTTGTGCGTCCCTAGAACCAAATTACCAACCTCCTGTAACGTTTGTGGTGGTTCAAAAGCGTCACCATACAAGACTGTTTGCAAACAATCACAAAGACAGAAGTAGCATGGACAAAAGTGGAAATATTTTACCTGGTAATCATCTAGTCATGGCCTCTATATGTTTGAAGCCATGGGATGTAGTGCACATTATTACGTCCACTAACATATTGTGAACTTTTTAGTATTTAACTGTTTTTTTATATGATACCATTTTTTTCATGCTATTATTGAAAATATTAAAACACAATTTGGGTAAGCTAAATATTTTCAGAAAGGAAATTTGGGTATGCTCATTGTAGGATACTGTATTTTTTCCGGTATAGCATACTGTATGTAATATGTGATTCCATTGTCTTGGTAATAATACAAGGACTAATTGCTTGCAAAAATTACAGGAACTGTTGTTGATTCGAAGATATGCCACCCAACGGagtttgatttctacctctgtaGTCACGCTGGAATCCAGGTAAGAATATTGTACTGGTCCCTTGCTGAAGGCTGACATACACTGAATTTGTCGTTGCTCGGGTCCCGTGCCTTGTGGTCAAGCATTTGAATAGACTTGGTGTTCTCTTTTCAACAAAGCTCTCACTGCGCCTAGCTAGTACCTAGCAGAGGAGACATGGTAAAAAGAATAAACTAACTGACAGTATGCCAAAAAATTTAGATCATGTGAATGTACAAACACATGAAAACTTCCACTTCTTTTGGAAAAGATTGTACTGTACCTGCAAAAGTGTTGTACTAGAAGTATGGGAATATTTTACCCCAGATTCTCCACCCTCTTGTGATTTGATGAAATGACTGATGTGTGAGTTCTGTCACCAGGGAACAAGTAGGCCAGCTCACTACCATGTCCTCTGGGATGAGAACAACTTCTCGGCAGACGAAATGCAGACGTTGACAAACAACCTTTGCTACACGTACGGCATGATGACTGCTTTGTGTTATGTTTTGTCTCTTGCTCTTCACACCTGGATCTTCTAAGAAGTGACTGATCTGATTCTGTTATGCTGATTTTGCAGTTACGCACGGTGCACGCGCTCCGTTTCCGTCGGTATGTTCTTCCGTGGTAACCGAAGCATTCTTCAGCTTCTCTGTTTATCTGCAAACATTGTAAGTTCTCGTACCTACGTATGTCGCAAATCTGAACCATGGTGTCTTTGTCTTTGCTGCTCCAACAGTCCCACCTGCGTATTACGCGCATCTGGCTGCGTTCCGGGCGCGGTTCTACATGGAGCCGGAGCTGTCGGAGAACCACACGTCGAAGAGCTCCAGTGGGACGAATGGTACCTCGGTGAAGCCTTTGCCCGCTGTGAAAGAGAAGGTGAAGAGGGTGATGTTCTACTGTTGACAGAGGGACTAGTTTTAACTACTCACAGTTATGTGCCTAACACTGTAGAATTTAGCACTAGAGGGTTAGGTTAGCTTTCTCCCGGAAAGGAAGAGAAGAGAAGATCATTTCTGCATTTTGGACCCCTGAACAATCTCTCGACTACCTCTGTAAAGTATTCAGAAAGCATGTATAATAGTAGTTCTTGCTTGGGTCAGATGTCATCCAGTTCCTGAGCAGCAATGTTTAAACTCACCAGCATAACTGACTTGCATGCTTCTGGCCAGTGCATCTGATATAACTGCTCTGATGCTTTCCCATGACAATAATACGAAAGATCTCAATAGAACATAATCAAAGAGTATAGATGTAAGTTGGAGCTACTACACTTCTCCAAAGCTGGAGTTTGAAATGGACTGGAACAAGGGAGGGGAACGTTTGGTTCTTGGGTACATATGTACCCTATATGGATTTTTTTTAGCAATTCAATAAAAAGTCAAAAATCTCTGacaatatttttgaaataaactTGACCTTCATTGTACTAGTGAGAAAAGTTTCACAAAAGGAAAATTCCTCTTTGACTTCTTtttgaaaaagacaaattttcggTCAAAATATCGTGAATAGTGACCTATAATAGCAaataatttttttctttttcgctGTGAAGTCAACATTGGTTCTTTTTTGGTGAAAACTTATATACTAGTGCGCAAATAAGTCAAGTTTAATCTAAAAATACTTTTGAACTATTTTGACTTCTTgtttaattattttaaaaaaatatcCCATATAGGGTGTATATACATGCGAGAGCCAAAGGGTATTTCCCCTGGAACAAGAACATATCTAGCGATACTAGCCTAAGGTGGAACTGTACTCCAACGTCGAAATAGCAGCGCTAGTGATCATGAAAAAACATGATTTTTTCTTTGTTTGATAAGGTATGATGTAATAAAGTAACCTGAAAATATTATTCTGAATAATGAGATGTAGGAGTATAACGATAATTTCAGTTAATAGTACCTTCTGGTTTTTATTTATCATATAGTACCTTCTGGGCTACTCCAAGTTTCCTTTTCATAGATGTGAAATTCTATGATATGATAGGTTGGTTTTGCATCAtattttcaaaaaatattaaGAACCTTTTTATGCCTATCTGTACTGCTATTTTTAGGGCTGGAACCATAATATGTCCTAGATGTTATCAACGGACTTAACGGGGCTTTCTTTTTTGTACTCATAATTAAGGTTATGCGTAGCTGAAATATCCACACAAAATGAAGGTAATAGGCAGTACTAGCAGGTTACCTCCGTGAGAAAGAAAGATTATCAGTTTATAGTGTGTCATTCTGATTTTCTTCCACAAGTAGCACCAAAACTATGAAATGAACGCAACTGAAAATGCAAATACAGCCAGAAAACTGCTATATTGTCACCGGCTACAAGCCTTGATTTTTGCCTCATGTGGTAAACTGAATTCTTGTTTAGTTAATTCACCGAACCCAAACAGTGGCTTGAATTGATATTTTGTAACTAGCGGATGAACTTACAAGAGATATTTTCAAGATGTTGGGAGGCAGCCAACTTATGTGATCTCCTGAACAACGTTCTGAAGATAATGTACTGCATTAGGGTCAATGAAATTCTGGGTGTCGGTCAGTTCAGGCTGAAATCCATCAACAAGTGCAAGCCAAGTATTAGCTAGTCGATTAAACGACCAAAGTCATACGGTCTCATCATA belongs to Triticum urartu cultivar G1812 chromosome 7, Tu2.1, whole genome shotgun sequence and includes:
- the LOC125519993 gene encoding protein argonaute PNH1 isoform X1 gives rise to the protein MLEVLEMTPPPQQQPRRQPRGGGGGGGGRKQPLQSSVAQPKAEPPHPPPPEGAKRCGGKRRGGRGRARPAEEPRPAPGPVAAAAAAATRAVIGPPVPGKGLSFCRRPGFGTVGARCVVKANHFLAEIPDKDLTQYDVKITPEVTSRCVNRAIIAELVRLYRESDLGMRLPAYDGRKSLYTAGALPFDAREFVVRLTDHDSGTGVPPREREYRVAIKFAARADLHHLRQFIAGRQADAPQEAVQVLDIVLRELASQRHVAIGRSFYSPDIRKPQRLGDGLQSWCGFYQSLRPTQMGLSLNIDMSSTAFIEALPVIDFVAQILGKDVMSRPLSDANRIKIKKALRGVKVEVTHRENVRRKYRISGVTAQPTHELIFPIDDQMNMKSVVEYFKEMYGFTIQQSHLPCLMVGNQKKANYLPMEACKIVEGQRYTKRLNEKQITSLLKVTCQRPREKEMDILQTVHQNGYDQDPYAKEFGINISEKLTSVEARVLPAPWLKYHDAGKEKECLPQVGQWNMVNKKVINGGKVSHWACINFSRSVQETTARGFCQELAQMCQISGMEFNSEPVLPIYSARPDQVAKALKHVYNVALHKLKGKELELLLAILPDNNGALYGDIKRICETDLGLISQCCLTKHVFKISKQYLANVSLKINVKMGGRNTVLVDALSWRIPLVSDIPTIIFGADVTHPETGEDSSPSIAAVVASQDWPEVTKYAGLVCAQAHRQELIQDLYKTWHDPQRGTVTGGMVRELLISFRKATGQKPLRIIFYRDGVSEGQFYQVLLYELDAIRKACASLEPNYQPPVTFVVVQKRHHTRLFANNHKDRSSMDKSGNILPGTVVDSKICHPTEFDFYLCSHAGIQGTSRPAHYHVLWDENNFSADEMQTLTNNLCYTYARCTRSVSVGMFFRVPPAYYAHLAAFRARFYMEPELSENHTSKSSSGTNGTSVKPLPAVKEKVKRVMFYC
- the LOC125519993 gene encoding protein argonaute PNH1 isoform X2; its protein translation is MLEVLEMTPPPQQQPRRQPRGGGGGGGGRKQPLQSSVAQPKAEPPHPPPPEGAKRCGGKRRGGRGRARPAEEPRPAPGPVAAAAAAATRAVIGPPVPGKGLSFCRRPGFGTVGARCVVKANHFLAEIPDKDLTQYDVKITPEVTSRCVNRAIIAELVRLYRESDLGMRLPAYDGRKSLYTAGALPFDAREFVVRLTDHDSGTGVPPREREYRVAIKFAARADLHHLRQFIAGRQADAPQEAVQVLDIVLRELASQRHVAIGRSFYSPDIRKPQRLGDGLQSWCGFYQSLRPTQMGLSLNIDMSSTAFIEALPVIDFVAQILGKDVMSRPLSDANRIKIKKALRGVKVEVTHRENVRRKYRISGVTAQPTHELIFPIDDQMNMKSVVEYFKEMYGFTIQQSHLPCLMVGNQKKANYLPMEACKIVEGQRYTKRLNEKQITSLLKVTCQRPREKEMDILQTVHQNGYDQDPYAKEFGINISEKLTSVEARVLPAPWLKYHDAGKEKECLPQVGQWNMVNKKVINGGKVSHWACINFSRSVQETTARGFCQELAQMCQISGMEFNSEPVLPIYSARPDQVAKALKHVYNVALHKLKGKELELLLAILPDNNGALYGDIKRICETDLGLISQCCLTKHVFKISKQYLANVSLKINVKMGGRNTVLVDALSWRIPLVSDIPTIIFGADVTHPETGEDSSPSIAAVVASQDWPEVTKYAGLVCAQAHRQELIQDLYKTWHDPQRGTVTGGMVRELLISFRKATGQKPLRIIFYRDGVSEGQFYQVLLYELDAIRKACASLEPNYQPPVTFVVVQKRHHTRLFANNHKDRSSMDKSGNILPGTVVDSKICHPTEFDFYLCSHAGIQGTSRPAHYHVLWDENNFSADEMQTLTNNLCYTYARCTRSVSVVPPAYYAHLAAFRARFYMEPELSENHTSKSSSGTNGTSVKPLPAVKEKVKRVMFYC